In Deltaproteobacteria bacterium, a genomic segment contains:
- a CDS encoding alpha/beta hydrolase — protein MPYAKRAGVNIYYESYGKGTPIVFLHPFSTNGYIWYFQSFAFAQSHQCVVIDERGHGRSDKPQQGYAIKEMAADVVAVMDELKIDKAILVGNSIGGMLTMQTNLDNPNRVLANVIVSSGTNLASGMPEEAKVAFQKDPAGTMGALLEGAFSAKTKRERPELVELMRASFNVEDNFPRHTFLASITDPGGVFNWNISDQLKNIRKPTLIFAGEEDQATPVAANKFLADNIPGAQLRVLKDIGHFYQLESPAAFNKELAQFVKQVAQ, from the coding sequence ATGCCGTACGCAAAACGTGCTGGGGTCAACATCTATTATGAAAGCTATGGAAAAGGAACGCCGATTGTCTTTCTGCACCCGTTCTCGACCAATGGCTACATTTGGTATTTTCAAAGCTTCGCATTCGCGCAGAGCCATCAATGTGTGGTGATCGACGAACGTGGGCACGGACGATCAGACAAACCGCAACAGGGCTATGCAATCAAAGAAATGGCTGCTGATGTCGTCGCGGTCATGGACGAGCTGAAGATCGACAAAGCCATCCTGGTGGGCAACTCGATTGGCGGCATGTTGACCATGCAGACCAACCTCGACAATCCTAACCGGGTGTTAGCCAATGTCATCGTCAGCAGTGGGACGAACCTCGCATCGGGCATGCCAGAGGAAGCAAAAGTCGCTTTTCAAAAAGATCCAGCAGGAACGATGGGAGCACTCCTCGAAGGTGCCTTTTCCGCCAAAACCAAGCGGGAACGACCAGAACTCGTCGAACTCATGCGGGCAAGCTTCAATGTCGAAGATAACTTTCCGCGCCACACGTTTCTTGCTTCGATCACTGATCCAGGAGGAGTCTTTAACTGGAACATCAGCGATCAGCTCAAGAACATTCGCAAGCCAACGTTGATCTTCGCTGGGGAAGAAGATCAAGCGACCCCCGTTGCGGCCAATAAATTCCTCGCCGACAACATCCCCGGTGCACAGTTACGTGTACTCAAAGACATTGGTCATTTCTATCAGCTCGAAAGTCCCGCGGCGTTTAATAAGGAGTTAGCGCAGTTTGTAAAACAAGTGGCGCAGTAG